In the Thermodesulfovibrio yellowstonii DSM 11347 genome, one interval contains:
- the cas10 gene encoding type III-A CRISPR-associated protein Cas10/Csm1, giving the protein MVDREILKIAIAALLHDIGKFSERASVEIPQDYVINNQALYQPKYNHRYTHRHSLHTAYFFDSFSKYLPKQILTDSTADTSLINLAAMHHKPTSAEQLIIREADILSSGIERKEFEEQDAQSRMPKEIPLSTIFEDISINENWKENKPESFKFVYPLATLSPKSIFPVEKSSLKQIDYKTLYEQFIELFKKLPHIEYSPLWFEHLDSLLFLFTSSIPSATVTRDDAGDFKEIITDISLYDHSRLTAAIATAFYAYHRETNSINIDAIKDRDIEKFLLIEGNFYGIQDFIFSDTGDTRKNAAKLLRGRSFYVSLLSELASDFIVEKIGLPSTSIVVNAAGKFRMILPNTERAIKLLAEAENEINDWLIKNFYGEVSIGISSVTASFNVLIDTETLSDIGKKLGKVSEERKFHKFDILKYAGAKTTYLNEFSSEFGICPLCNRRPAGDRNKIDDEHLCDVCFDHVNIGRNLTSKDYIAITYKDADLKDKLRIPIYNRYQLAFITGKLRDLVEAGKVRHFWDINSLWQEELHLSKELFSIKLINAYVPRFTEEHKDAEILEKLKYDESEESLKEIDNLINYGGILSFAHLGKLSLHKIDSEYQGVPALGVFKADVDNLGTIFMKGLRKEKRTFSRYTTLSRQLNLFFTLYVPYLCRTEFKNIYTVFTGGDDLFVIGPWKDTFEFALRVKEDFSKYCCENREISLSAGLFITKSETPVINMAKFSEEALDKAKQKGKNKLTVFDVSVSWDDLSKLAEIESHLHNWLEEEIITKAFSYKLNEIVKMVEEEIHLRQSNSFDLSSLNSLTWRAKLYYSTIRNVAKGYPKDKRIEIAEEVLTHLSLWLEKYRESMRIPLWKTLYMRRKA; this is encoded by the coding sequence ATGGTGGACAGAGAAATTTTAAAAATTGCCATTGCAGCTTTACTTCATGACATAGGTAAATTTTCAGAGAGAGCATCAGTTGAAATTCCTCAGGACTATGTTATTAATAATCAGGCTCTTTATCAACCTAAGTATAACCACAGATATACCCACAGGCATTCTCTTCACACAGCTTACTTTTTTGATAGTTTTTCAAAATACTTACCAAAGCAAATACTTACTGATTCAACTGCAGATACTTCTCTCATAAATCTTGCAGCAATGCATCATAAACCCACCTCAGCAGAACAGTTAATTATAAGAGAGGCTGATATTTTAAGTAGTGGTATAGAGAGAAAAGAATTTGAAGAGCAAGACGCTCAAAGCCGAATGCCCAAGGAAATCCCCCTTTCAACAATTTTTGAGGATATTTCAATAAATGAGAACTGGAAAGAAAACAAACCAGAAAGTTTTAAGTTTGTTTATCCACTGGCAACTTTATCTCCTAAAAGCATCTTCCCTGTTGAGAAGAGTTCACTAAAACAAATTGATTATAAAACCCTTTATGAACAATTTATAGAGCTTTTTAAAAAACTTCCTCATATTGAATATTCACCACTTTGGTTTGAACATCTTGACAGTTTACTTTTCCTGTTTACCAGCTCAATACCATCTGCTACCGTTACCAGAGATGACGCTGGAGATTTTAAAGAGATTATCACTGACATATCTCTCTATGACCACAGTCGCCTCACTGCTGCAATTGCCACAGCATTTTATGCCTATCACAGAGAGACAAATTCTATAAATATAGATGCCATAAAAGACAGAGATATTGAAAAGTTTCTTCTCATAGAGGGTAATTTTTACGGTATTCAGGATTTCATATTCTCTGATACAGGAGACACGAGAAAAAATGCTGCAAAGCTTCTAAGAGGAAGGTCTTTCTATGTGTCACTCCTTAGTGAGCTTGCATCAGATTTTATAGTTGAAAAGATAGGGCTGCCCTCAACCTCTATCGTTGTAAATGCAGCTGGCAAATTTAGAATGATCCTTCCAAATACTGAGAGAGCTATAAAACTTTTAGCGGAAGCAGAAAATGAAATTAATGATTGGCTTATTAAAAACTTCTATGGTGAAGTATCAATCGGTATAAGTAGTGTAACAGCATCTTTTAATGTTTTAATAGATACTGAAACTCTGTCAGACATAGGGAAAAAACTTGGTAAAGTCTCAGAGGAAAGAAAATTCCATAAATTTGACATTTTAAAGTATGCAGGGGCTAAAACAACCTATCTTAATGAATTTTCTTCTGAATTTGGCATATGCCCCCTATGTAACAGAAGACCTGCAGGGGACAGAAACAAGATAGATGACGAGCATCTTTGCGATGTGTGTTTTGATCATGTAAATATTGGAAGAAATCTAACATCAAAGGATTATATTGCGATTACTTATAAAGATGCAGACTTGAAGGATAAGCTTAGAATTCCTATATATAACCGATATCAATTAGCTTTCATCACAGGCAAATTAAGAGACCTTGTTGAAGCAGGAAAAGTAAGGCATTTCTGGGATATAAACTCTCTCTGGCAGGAAGAACTACATTTAAGCAAAGAACTCTTTTCCATAAAACTTATTAACGCTTATGTCCCGAGATTTACAGAGGAACATAAGGATGCTGAGATATTGGAAAAATTGAAATATGATGAATCTGAAGAATCCCTCAAAGAAATAGATAACTTAATTAATTATGGCGGAATTCTCAGCTTTGCTCACTTAGGAAAACTAAGTCTTCACAAAATTGATTCAGAATATCAGGGAGTCCCAGCTTTGGGAGTTTTCAAGGCAGATGTAGATAATCTTGGGACAATATTCATGAAAGGGCTAAGGAAGGAAAAGAGAACTTTTTCCCGATATACAACTTTATCCAGACAGCTTAATCTGTTTTTTACTCTTTATGTTCCTTATCTCTGCCGCACAGAATTTAAAAATATCTATACAGTTTTTACAGGCGGTGATGACTTGTTTGTTATAGGTCCATGGAAAGACACCTTTGAATTTGCTCTTAGAGTGAAAGAGGATTTCAGTAAATACTGCTGTGAAAACAGGGAGATTTCCCTATCTGCAGGACTTTTCATTACAAAGTCAGAAACACCAGTTATAAACATGGCTAAATTTTCAGAAGAAGCCCTTGATAAAGCAAAACAGAAGGGTAAAAACAAGCTTACAGTTTTTGATGTTTCAGTCTCTTGGGATGACCTTTCAAAACTTGCGGAGATTGAATCACATTTGCACAATTGGCTTGAAGAAGAAATAATAACAAAGGCTTTTTCTTATAAACTCAACGAAATAGTAAAAATGGTGGAAGAAGAGATACATTTAAGACAGAGCAATTCTTTTGACCTATCAAGTTTGAATTCACTTACATGGAGGGCTAAACTTTACTACTCAACTATAAGAAATGTGGCGAAAGGATATCCGAAGGACAAAAGAATTGAAATAGCAGAGGAAGTGCTTACACATCTAAGCCTTTGGCTTGAAAAATACAGGGAATCCATGAGGATTCCTCTCTGGAAAACTTTATACATGAGGAGGAAAGCATGA
- the csm2 gene encoding type III-A CRISPR-associated protein Csm2, with amino-acid sequence MSNGGLPKIVFWADEKAEMINPDLFSTVAEAWAKKIKEVGKIAKDKNKISQIRKFYDEVLLFSDRVKNEDQFKKMLPYLKMLNAKAAYADGRNHITKEFKDFIQDCVSLVNTKKDFDIFVKFFEAFMGFYRYYDELFDRRMRR; translated from the coding sequence ATGAGTAATGGAGGATTACCAAAAATTGTTTTTTGGGCTGACGAGAAAGCTGAAATGATTAATCCAGATCTTTTTTCAACAGTAGCTGAGGCATGGGCAAAGAAGATTAAAGAAGTAGGTAAGATAGCTAAAGATAAAAATAAGATATCTCAGATACGAAAGTTTTATGATGAGGTATTATTGTTTTCAGATAGAGTAAAAAATGAAGATCAGTTCAAAAAAATGCTTCCTTACCTTAAAATGTTAAATGCAAAAGCAGCCTATGCAGATGGAAGGAATCATATAACAAAGGAATTTAAAGATTTCATTCAGGATTGTGTTTCTTTGGTTAACACTAAAAAAGATTTTGATATTTTTGTGAAATTTTTTGAAGCATTCATGGGTTTTTACAGATACTATGATGAATTATTTGATAGAAGAATGAGGAGGTAA
- the csm3 gene encoding type III-A CRISPR-associated RAMP protein Csm3, whose product MQLREIKTIKGTIRLKTGLHIGSGNTEMQIGGTDNPVIKHPYTNEPYIPGSSLKGKIRSLVELYYGVVAEATKHDDMIKAGGLASSKMLEQSNGGIKKHIENILKVFGSGAGDTDEKLAKQLGPTRVSFSDCFLTDQFIKEAEEKRWSYIEVKSENRINRITGTAEHPRFIERVPAGAEFKLEISFKILNNGEEELFKNYLLKGLKLLEYDSLGGSGSRGYGKVEFIFDDETLKREYDEIKLWG is encoded by the coding sequence ATGCAACTCAGAGAGATTAAAACAATCAAGGGCACAATCAGACTTAAAACAGGCTTACATATCGGTTCAGGAAATACAGAAATGCAGATAGGCGGAACAGACAATCCTGTAATTAAGCATCCCTATACGAATGAGCCTTACATACCAGGGTCATCTCTGAAAGGCAAGATAAGAAGCCTTGTGGAGCTTTACTATGGAGTTGTTGCTGAGGCTACAAAACATGATGACATGATAAAGGCTGGAGGACTTGCGTCATCAAAAATGCTTGAGCAATCAAATGGTGGGATAAAAAAACACATTGAAAACATTCTCAAAGTTTTTGGCTCTGGAGCAGGAGATACAGATGAAAAGCTGGCAAAGCAACTCGGTCCCACAAGAGTGTCTTTTAGTGATTGTTTTCTGACCGATCAATTTATTAAAGAAGCAGAGGAGAAAAGATGGAGCTATATTGAAGTTAAGTCCGAAAACAGAATCAACAGAATTACAGGAACAGCCGAGCATCCAAGATTCATAGAAAGAGTTCCAGCTGGAGCTGAGTTCAAATTAGAGATAAGCTTTAAGATTTTAAATAATGGAGAAGAGGAACTCTTTAAGAATTATCTATTGAAAGGGCTTAAACTTCTTGAGTATGACAGTCTTGGTGGGTCTGGTAGCAGAGGATATGGAAAAGTAGAATTCATCTTTGATGATGAAACTTTAAAAAGGGAGTATGATGAGATTAAACTTTGGGGGTAA
- the csm4 gene encoding type III-A CRISPR-associated RAMP protein Csm4: MKTYSVKIKPLTGFGDFIKGDTLFGHICWQLCYDPKIFGKSLDELLNDYDKNPFIVLSSAYPVVNNKIYLKRPALPLSMLFDISEEEIVKNRKELKRRNYFAFEQPLNLLRKINYESLSFFKEQEQTRCSINRLTNTTTEPPFAPYNVGKIFFNCDLVVFAGLRDDININSFLEILSRIGKHGYGKDATVGYGKFDIISWEEIDLLNTAKSPNALYTLSPLCPDSAQTEKIYFNPFVRFGRHGDILSKSKNPFKNPVIFADEAAIVFTKAEIIKPYIGKVVRDISKALPEAVTQGYSLVIKVEV, encoded by the coding sequence TTGAAAACCTATTCAGTTAAAATAAAACCTCTCACAGGTTTTGGAGACTTTATAAAAGGAGACACGCTTTTTGGGCATATTTGCTGGCAACTATGCTATGACCCAAAAATATTTGGAAAGAGTCTTGATGAACTTCTTAATGACTATGATAAAAATCCTTTCATAGTCTTATCTTCAGCCTATCCTGTAGTAAACAACAAGATTTATCTCAAAAGACCCGCGTTACCGCTAAGCATGCTTTTTGATATCTCTGAGGAAGAAATTGTAAAAAATAGAAAGGAACTTAAAAGAAGAAACTATTTTGCTTTTGAACAACCACTAAATTTGCTAAGAAAAATCAATTATGAATCCTTATCTTTTTTCAAAGAGCAGGAGCAGACAAGGTGTAGCATAAACAGGCTTACAAATACAACAACTGAACCACCTTTTGCTCCTTACAATGTAGGCAAAATTTTCTTTAATTGCGACTTGGTAGTTTTCGCAGGTTTGCGGGATGATATTAATATAAATTCGTTTCTTGAAATTTTGAGTCGTATTGGAAAACATGGTTATGGTAAAGATGCAACTGTTGGATACGGAAAATTTGATATTATCAGCTGGGAAGAGATTGATTTGTTAAATACCGCTAAGTCTCCAAATGCTCTATATACTCTGTCTCCTCTATGTCCTGACTCGGCTCAAACTGAGAAAATATATTTTAACCCTTTTGTAAGATTTGGCAGACACGGAGATATACTTTCAAAAAGCAAAAACCCCTTTAAAAATCCTGTAATATTTGCTGATGAGGCTGCTATAGTTTTTACAAAGGCAGAGATAATCAAGCCCTACATCGGAAAAGTGGTTAGAGATATCTCAAAAGCTTTACCAGAGGCAGTAACCCAGGGATATAGCTTAGTAATTAAAGTGGAGGTATGA
- the csm5 gene encoding type III-A CRISPR-associated RAMP protein Csm5, producing MIYNVKLHTVSPIHIGCDQSYTPVNFVIDTDKSTLIEFDLWDFINSLDEKEYIKLRDISENKSPIALVYLYRFYAERKNRIKGRTIPIPKELADRYRDVKQFQNESDVIREFNEFEIPKTFYNPYTGKPLIPGSSLKGSIRTAYIEGLIKEEGNVAHYRDREKYPKYTDIEEKILQGKTKTDPFRLLKLSDFEPQGEVKTEIIFQVNVRKLNNTSKESLSIPIEIIPTGNVFKGTLAIEEPLAHSGISKKLDLTELLLKTHSHYAGIFNKEIDLRKIKGFSLPNLSEYREMFKQKYFLLRLGKHSGAEAVTWEGLRKIKVKTKEGTQIMDSSTTIWLASKQKKPSNLSSTTPFGWAILEVL from the coding sequence ATGATTTATAATGTAAAATTACACACCGTAAGCCCGATTCACATTGGATGCGACCAGAGTTACACTCCTGTTAATTTTGTAATAGATACTGACAAAAGTACTCTCATAGAGTTTGACCTTTGGGATTTCATCAATTCACTGGATGAAAAAGAGTATATAAAATTAAGGGATATATCAGAGAATAAATCACCCATTGCACTTGTGTATCTATATAGATTCTATGCTGAAAGAAAAAACAGAATAAAGGGTAGAACTATTCCAATTCCAAAAGAACTTGCTGATAGATACAGAGATGTTAAGCAATTCCAAAATGAAAGTGATGTTATCAGGGAATTTAATGAATTTGAAATACCAAAGACATTTTATAATCCCTACACAGGTAAACCTCTGATTCCAGGTAGTTCCTTAAAGGGCTCTATAAGGACAGCATACATTGAAGGATTAATCAAGGAAGAGGGTAACGTTGCCCACTATAGAGATAGAGAGAAATACCCAAAATATACTGACATAGAAGAAAAGATACTGCAGGGTAAAACAAAAACCGATCCTTTTAGACTCTTAAAACTCAGCGACTTTGAACCTCAGGGAGAAGTAAAAACAGAGATAATCTTTCAAGTAAATGTACGAAAGCTAAATAACACATCAAAAGAATCTCTTTCTATTCCGATAGAGATTATTCCTACAGGTAATGTTTTTAAAGGAACATTAGCAATAGAAGAGCCATTAGCTCATTCAGGTATATCTAAAAAGCTTGATTTGACTGAGCTATTGCTTAAGACTCATTCGCACTATGCAGGAATTTTTAACAAAGAGATTGACTTAAGAAAAATCAAGGGATTCAGTCTACCAAATCTTTCAGAGTATAGAGAGATGTTTAAGCAAAAGTATTTTCTACTAAGACTGGGTAAGCACTCCGGTGCAGAGGCAGTTACATGGGAAGGGCTAAGAAAAATAAAAGTAAAAACAAAAGAGGGGACACAAATAATGGATTCATCAACTACAATATGGCTTGCCTCAAAGCAAAAAAAACCTTCTAATCTTTCAAGTACGACACCATTTGGCTGGGCTATTTTAGAGGTTTTATGA
- the cas6 gene encoding CRISPR-associated endoribonuclease Cas6: MRIEYKNIEFELKALTEIKLPDFKGSAFRGGFGHIFRKITCVLKRLNCLECPLKNQCIYSYVFETPPLENSNILNMSNYEKIPHPFIFEPPETKKKLFQPEETLNLKILLIGKAMEFAPYFIYTISELGKVGIGKGRGKFTVENINIGEKLLFHLNNINIRESYSVLKIRAITPLRIKYNRDLVRDIEFHILIRSLLRRLSLIYYFHIKPEILIHEPKELIRKAETVKKVQDITFWYDWERYSSRQDKRMKLGGVIGEIIYKGNISIFIPYVKAGEILHVGKGTSFGLGKYEIVEFST, translated from the coding sequence ATGAGGATAGAATATAAAAACATAGAATTTGAGCTTAAAGCTTTGACAGAGATAAAACTACCAGATTTCAAGGGTTCTGCCTTCAGAGGAGGTTTTGGGCATATCTTTAGAAAAATCACCTGCGTACTTAAGAGGCTTAATTGTCTTGAATGCCCACTAAAAAATCAGTGTATCTATTCATATGTTTTTGAAACACCCCCTCTGGAGAATTCAAATATATTAAATATGAGCAATTATGAGAAAATTCCTCATCCTTTTATATTTGAGCCACCTGAAACAAAGAAAAAATTATTTCAACCAGAGGAAACTCTAAATTTAAAAATACTTCTAATTGGAAAAGCAATGGAATTTGCCCCTTATTTTATTTACACCATATCTGAACTTGGAAAAGTTGGAATTGGAAAAGGTAGGGGTAAATTCACTGTAGAAAATATAAACATAGGTGAAAAGCTGTTGTTTCATCTTAATAACATAAACATAAGAGAGTCGTACAGCGTTCTAAAAATCAGAGCAATAACTCCATTAAGAATTAAATACAATCGCGACCTTGTAAGAGACATTGAATTTCACATACTGATCCGCTCCTTATTAAGAAGGCTTAGCCTTATTTATTATTTTCACATAAAACCTGAAATTTTAATACATGAACCAAAAGAACTTATAAGGAAAGCAGAGACGGTCAAAAAAGTTCAAGATATAACATTCTGGTATGACTGGGAGAGGTATTCATCAAGACAGGACAAACGAATGAAGCTTGGTGGAGTTATTGGAGAGATAATCTATAAGGGGAATATATCTATATTCATTCCATATGTAAAGGCTGGTGAAATCCTGCATGTTGGCAAAGGAACAAGTTTTGGATTGGGCAAGTACGAGATTGTTGAGTTCTCAACTTGA